One Gloeothece verrucosa PCC 7822 DNA window includes the following coding sequences:
- a CDS encoding glycosyltransferase family 2 protein, with protein MSLYSNHIELSIVVPLYNEAPNINKLFERLLWTLNSLNITYEIVCVDDGSRDKTLERLREYHFRHPEIKVVALSRNFGKEIALTAGIDHAQGRAVIPIDADLQDPPELIEQLMAKWREGYEVVYAKRRVRQGETWFKRFSANAFYRVIERLSSIAIPRDTGDFRLLDRRVVEALKQLPERTRFMKGLFAWVGFKQTYILYDRLPRYKGQTKWNYWKLWNFALDGITSFSLVPLKVWSYLGLILSLLAFAYASFLIARTLIFGIDVPGYASLMVTVLFIGGVQLISLGVIGEYLGRIYEEVKQRPLYLVRESHGFIDNSFNRESEKLSAKP; from the coding sequence ATGTCTCTTTACTCAAATCACATTGAATTATCGATAGTTGTTCCTCTCTACAATGAAGCACCTAATATCAATAAGCTGTTTGAGCGGCTGCTGTGGACGTTAAATAGTCTTAATATAACTTATGAAATTGTCTGTGTTGATGATGGCAGTCGAGACAAAACTTTAGAGCGTTTAAGAGAATATCATTTTCGTCATCCAGAAATTAAAGTCGTGGCTTTATCTCGTAATTTTGGCAAGGAAATTGCCTTAACCGCAGGCATTGATCATGCTCAGGGACGAGCGGTTATACCCATAGATGCTGATCTTCAAGACCCTCCTGAACTGATTGAACAGTTAATGGCTAAATGGCGTGAGGGTTATGAAGTGGTTTATGCGAAACGACGGGTTAGACAAGGCGAAACTTGGTTCAAGCGCTTTAGTGCTAATGCTTTTTATCGCGTGATTGAGCGGCTTAGTTCCATTGCTATTCCTCGAGATACTGGGGACTTTCGCTTATTAGATAGACGTGTGGTAGAAGCCCTTAAACAATTGCCGGAGCGAACTCGTTTTATGAAAGGGCTTTTTGCTTGGGTGGGTTTCAAACAAACTTATATTCTTTATGATCGCCTACCCCGTTATAAAGGACAAACGAAATGGAATTATTGGAAACTGTGGAACTTTGCTTTAGATGGTATTACTTCTTTTAGTCTAGTTCCTTTGAAGGTTTGGAGTTATTTAGGCTTAATTTTATCCCTACTGGCTTTTGCCTATGCCAGCTTTTTAATTGCTAGAACGTTAATTTTTGGTATTGATGTGCCTGGATATGCTTCTTTGATGGTTACGGTTTTATTTATTGGCGGTGTTCAATTGATTAGTTTAGGAGTGATTGGGGAATATTTGGGACGAATTTATGAAGAGGTCAAACAACGTCCCCTGTATTTAGTGCGAGAATCTCATGGTTTTATCGATAATTCTTTTAATCGAGAGTCAGAAAAACTATCTGCCAAACCCTAG
- a CDS encoding RNA polymerase sigma factor, RpoD/SigA family, protein MKTANIDSNDSLKTQVSAEQRISQEKDKIMQQVELEISSMNDETGNPYPPGYTKTNSDDTVGAFFKEMARYPLLKPEEEIELAYTVKFLMESEEKRQELQVQLERPPSKLEWAQAMGLKNERQLENRLYRGRAAKRKMIRSNLRLVVSIAKRYLNRGVPFLDLIQEGAIGLNRAAEKFDPNKGYKFSTYAYWWIRQAITRTIANDARTIRLPIHIVEKLNKLKKAQRVLKQQLHRNPTEQELAQALEIDCEHLRQLLQLRRQSLSLNHRVGKGEDTELVDLLEDEELQLPEEKMNEAMMRQDIAAVLTDVLTEREKDVIALRYGLITSQPYTLEEVGGIFNLSRERVRQIQSKAMRKLRRPQVARRLKGWLN, encoded by the coding sequence ATGAAGACCGCGAACATAGACTCAAACGACTCCCTCAAAACCCAAGTTAGTGCAGAGCAAAGAATATCCCAAGAAAAGGATAAAATCATGCAGCAAGTGGAATTGGAAATTTCATCGATGAATGATGAAACGGGCAATCCCTATCCCCCGGGATATACAAAAACCAATTCAGATGATACAGTTGGGGCTTTTTTCAAAGAAATGGCCCGTTATCCACTGCTGAAACCGGAAGAAGAGATCGAGTTAGCATATACAGTCAAATTTTTAATGGAGTCCGAAGAAAAACGGCAAGAACTCCAAGTTCAATTAGAGCGTCCTCCTAGCAAATTAGAATGGGCGCAAGCAATGGGATTAAAGAATGAACGTCAATTAGAAAATAGACTATATCGTGGGCGGGCAGCCAAACGAAAAATGATTCGCTCGAATCTAAGATTAGTGGTTTCTATTGCTAAACGTTATCTGAATCGGGGAGTGCCTTTTTTAGATTTGATTCAAGAAGGAGCCATCGGTTTAAATCGAGCCGCCGAGAAATTTGATCCCAATAAAGGCTATAAATTTTCTACTTATGCTTATTGGTGGATTCGCCAAGCGATTACCCGAACAATTGCCAATGATGCGCGCACCATTCGTTTACCGATTCACATCGTAGAAAAGCTAAATAAACTCAAAAAAGCTCAACGAGTTCTTAAACAACAACTTCATCGCAATCCCACCGAACAAGAACTTGCTCAAGCTTTAGAGATAGATTGTGAACATTTACGGCAGTTATTGCAACTACGCCGTCAATCCTTATCATTAAACCATCGAGTCGGAAAAGGAGAAGATACCGAATTAGTAGACTTGCTCGAAGATGAAGAGTTACAACTGCCAGAAGAGAAAATGAATGAAGCAATGATGCGTCAGGATATCGCCGCCGTGCTGACAGATGTACTCACCGAGCGGGAAAAAGATGTGATTGCCTTACGCTATGGCTTAATTACCAGTCAGCCTTATACTCTAGAAGAAGTCGGCGGAATTTTCAACCTCTCTCGCGAGCGGGTGCGCCAGATTCAAAGTAAAGCCATGCGAAAATTACGTCGTCCTCAAGTCGCTCGTCGTCTGAAAGGATGGCTCAACTAA
- a CDS encoding efflux RND transporter permease subunit yields the protein MNISELFIRRPIMTTLLMVAILISGLIGYRSLSVSDLPNVDFPTIQVSANLPGASPETMAASVATPLEQQFSSIDGLSSMNSTSALGSTQITLQFNLTRDIDGAAQDVQAAIAKAQRQLPDDMPSPPSYRKVNPADQPIFFLSLNSEIIPLSTVDKYAETLIAQRLSMVEGVAQVQVYGSQKYAVRVLVDPQSISAKGIGLDEVADAIASGNANLPTGTLYGTQQNYTIQASGQLNNAEDYRSLIVTYQNGAPVRLGEIAQVTDSVENDKVASWYNGTRAIVLAIQRQPGTNTLAVVEAIQKLLPSLREQIPAAINVNILYDRSESIRESVNDVQFTLLFTIALVVGVIFLFLRNFWATFIPSLAVPLSIVATFGVMKLLNFSLDNLSLMALTLCVGFVVDDAVVMLENIVRHQEMGESRSRAALNGSKEIGFTILSMTISLVAVFIPVLFMGGILGRLFHEFAVTISVAILIYGVISLTLTPMLCSRFLRATHHEVPNGNGNGNGHKNSQKRNLLNFYNLLESFFDFWLYLYEWSLKLALKHHRITMAISALIVVMTGYLFMTVPKGFIPNVDVGQITVNLQAAQDISFDEMVKHQQAVASIIRKDKNVEAVNSSVGAGGANASANSGRIFIKLKPRHLRPLSADEVIQKLRPKLSKVPGVRVFLQNPPAINIGGQQTKAQYQFTLQSPNIQELYEYAPKLEDKLRSLPELQDVNSDLQINNPQVRVDINRDQASALGLSANQIERTLGNAYGTRQVSTIYAPDAQYQVIIGVETPYQQDPLALDLLSVRAPSGQLIPLNAVATINKSVGPLTITHLGQLPSVTLSFNLKPGVSLGSVTDKINQLAASTLPSSITTGFQGSAQAFQSSLQGLGWLLVVAIVTIYIVLGILYENFIHPLTILSSLPSAGFGALLTLLIFGYALDIYAFVGIILLIGIVKKNGIMMIDFAREARQQGKTAYNAIYTACIVRFRPIMMTTMAALMGTLPIALGWGAGAEARRPLGLAVVGGLLFSQFLTLYLTPVFYTYMEALSKKPSSDLKQSESDLKESFKQASTADQSSSRSS from the coding sequence ATGAATATCTCTGAACTCTTTATCCGTCGCCCTATTATGACCACCCTGCTGATGGTGGCGATTTTAATCTCTGGGTTGATCGGTTATCGCTCTTTGAGTGTGAGTGATTTACCGAATGTAGATTTTCCCACCATTCAAGTGAGTGCTAATCTGCCGGGAGCGAGTCCAGAAACTATGGCGGCTTCAGTGGCGACTCCCCTAGAGCAACAATTTTCTAGTATTGATGGATTGAGTTCCATGAACTCCACGAGCGCTCTAGGTTCCACTCAAATTACCCTACAATTTAACTTGACTCGAGACATCGATGGAGCCGCCCAAGATGTACAAGCGGCCATCGCCAAAGCTCAGAGACAGTTGCCGGATGATATGCCTTCTCCTCCCTCTTACCGCAAAGTCAATCCCGCCGATCAACCGATTTTTTTTCTGTCTCTCAACAGTGAGATCATACCTCTGTCAACTGTGGATAAATACGCTGAAACGCTGATCGCACAACGTTTATCTATGGTTGAGGGAGTGGCCCAAGTGCAGGTGTACGGGTCACAAAAGTACGCGGTTCGGGTTTTAGTTGATCCTCAATCGATTAGTGCTAAAGGAATTGGCCTCGATGAAGTGGCCGATGCTATTGCTTCTGGAAATGCCAATTTACCCACCGGCACCCTTTACGGAACACAGCAAAACTATACCATTCAGGCATCCGGACAACTCAATAATGCTGAAGATTATCGCTCCCTGATAGTCACTTACCAAAATGGGGCACCCGTGCGGCTCGGAGAAATCGCTCAGGTTACCGATAGTGTCGAAAATGATAAGGTTGCAAGTTGGTATAACGGCACAAGAGCCATTGTTTTAGCGATACAACGACAGCCCGGAACCAATACCCTTGCAGTGGTCGAAGCCATTCAAAAGTTGTTACCGAGTTTGCGTGAACAAATTCCGGCGGCTATCAATGTCAATATTCTTTATGATCGTTCCGAATCGATTCGAGAGTCTGTAAATGATGTACAATTCACCCTGCTTTTTACCATTGCGCTGGTGGTAGGCGTGATTTTTCTTTTTCTTCGCAACTTTTGGGCCACCTTCATTCCCTCTTTAGCGGTTCCTTTATCCATCGTCGCCACCTTTGGCGTAATGAAACTTTTAAATTTCTCGCTTGATAATCTCTCCTTGATGGCTTTAACCCTTTGTGTGGGGTTTGTGGTAGATGATGCGGTGGTGATGCTCGAAAATATTGTGCGTCACCAAGAAATGGGAGAAAGCCGCTCTCGTGCCGCTTTAAATGGTTCTAAAGAAATCGGTTTTACGATTTTATCTATGACTATTTCTTTAGTAGCTGTTTTTATTCCGGTTCTTTTTATGGGCGGCATTTTAGGTAGATTATTTCATGAATTTGCTGTCACTATTAGCGTAGCAATTTTAATCTATGGAGTCATTTCTTTAACTTTAACGCCGATGTTATGTTCGCGTTTTTTGCGTGCTACTCATCACGAAGTGCCAAACGGGAACGGCAACGGAAACGGTCATAAAAATTCCCAAAAACGCAATCTTTTAAATTTTTATAACTTATTAGAATCCTTTTTTGATTTTTGGCTTTATTTATACGAGTGGAGTTTAAAATTAGCCCTTAAGCATCATCGCATCACGATGGCAATTTCTGCCCTAATTGTCGTCATGACCGGCTATCTATTTATGACTGTACCCAAAGGATTTATCCCCAATGTAGATGTGGGACAAATAACGGTAAATCTTCAGGCGGCGCAAGATATTTCGTTTGATGAAATGGTCAAACATCAGCAGGCCGTAGCGAGTATTATCCGCAAAGACAAGAATGTAGAAGCGGTTAACTCTAGTGTCGGGGCAGGAGGAGCCAATGCAAGTGCGAATTCAGGACGAATTTTTATTAAACTGAAACCTCGGCATTTACGCCCCTTAAGTGCTGATGAAGTGATCCAAAAACTACGCCCGAAACTCTCAAAAGTTCCAGGGGTTAGAGTCTTTTTACAAAATCCGCCAGCTATTAATATTGGGGGACAGCAAACCAAAGCTCAGTATCAATTCACGCTACAAAGTCCCAATATTCAAGAACTCTATGAATATGCACCCAAACTCGAAGATAAACTGCGTTCTTTACCCGAATTACAAGATGTCAACAGTGATTTACAAATTAATAACCCTCAAGTACGAGTAGACATTAATCGTGACCAAGCTTCGGCCTTGGGGTTGAGTGCGAATCAAATTGAACGGACTTTAGGGAATGCTTACGGAACTCGCCAAGTTTCTACGATTTATGCGCCTGATGCCCAATATCAAGTTATTATCGGGGTAGAAACTCCCTATCAACAAGACCCCTTAGCCCTAGATTTACTCTCTGTACGCGCTCCGAGTGGACAGCTAATTCCTCTCAATGCGGTAGCAACGATTAATAAAAGCGTTGGCCCTTTAACGATTACTCATTTAGGGCAACTTCCTTCAGTTACCCTATCTTTTAATTTAAAACCGGGTGTGTCCTTGGGAAGTGTTACTGATAAAATTAACCAACTAGCCGCTTCTACTTTACCCTCAAGTATTACCACAGGATTTCAAGGTTCAGCACAAGCGTTTCAATCTTCTTTACAAGGTTTAGGGTGGTTATTAGTGGTTGCCATTGTGACCATTTATATTGTGTTAGGAATTTTGTATGAGAATTTTATTCATCCTTTAACCATTCTTTCGAGTTTGCCCTCAGCCGGTTTTGGTGCTTTATTAACTTTATTAATATTTGGTTATGCTCTGGATATTTATGCCTTTGTGGGCATTATTTTGCTGATAGGAATTGTGAAAAAGAATGGCATTATGATGATTGACTTTGCTCGGGAAGCCCGTCAGCAAGGAAAAACAGCTTACAATGCTATATATACCGCTTGTATCGTGCGATTTCGGCCGATTATGATGACTACCATGGCCGCCCTGATGGGGACACTTCCCATTGCGCTTGGTTGGGGAGCAGGGGCAGAAGCTCGTCGTCCTCTGGGTTTAGCGGTGGTGGGAGGGCTGCTATTTTCTCAGTTTCTGACGCTTTATCTCACGCCGGTTTTTTACACTTATATGGAAGCGTTGAGTAAAAAACCCTCCTCAGACTTAAAACAGTCCGAGTCAGACTTAAAAGAGTCATTTAAGCAAGCTTCTACGGCTGATCAATCCTCAAGCCGCTCCTCTTAA
- a CDS encoding PIN/TRAM domain-containing protein, whose translation MFDAIIILLFVIAAASAGFSSVDLLPPEVKQQISNMEALRWLAAGFTSILGLAMGLVAQTTYRRLEMRIRNTAIEVLLTRAIGLIIGLLIANLMLAPIFLLPIPQEFSFIKPLMAILGSVMFSYLGVSLADMHGRTFLRLINPNSIESMLVAQGTLQPAATKIIDTSCIIDGRIEQLLDTGFIEGQILIPQFILQELQQLADGSNDQKRVRGRRGLDILNRIQQTFPDRIVIHPADYEEIATVDAKLVHLAQEINGTLLTNDYNLSKVANLQRVLILNVNDLAQAVRPIYLPGDTLDLKILKQGKEPSQGIGYLEDGTMVVVEEGRDYVGGEVRVVVTSALQTSAGRMIFAKPQTSLMAS comes from the coding sequence ATGTTTGATGCAATTATTATTTTATTATTTGTCATAGCGGCTGCCAGTGCCGGTTTTAGTAGCGTTGATTTACTTCCCCCAGAGGTCAAACAGCAAATTTCCAATATGGAGGCCTTGCGGTGGTTAGCGGCGGGTTTTACCTCGATTTTAGGTTTAGCGATGGGTTTGGTGGCACAAACCACCTATCGCCGCTTAGAAATGAGAATTCGCAATACAGCGATCGAGGTGTTATTAACCCGTGCTATTGGCTTAATTATTGGCTTGTTAATCGCTAATCTAATGTTAGCACCCATTTTTCTCTTGCCTATTCCTCAAGAATTTTCTTTCATTAAGCCCTTAATGGCCATTTTAGGCAGTGTCATGTTTTCTTATTTAGGGGTTAGCCTAGCGGATATGCACGGACGGACTTTTCTACGTCTAATTAACCCCAACAGTATCGAAAGTATGCTAGTGGCCCAAGGAACTCTCCAACCAGCCGCCACTAAAATCATTGATACCAGTTGTATTATTGATGGACGAATAGAACAATTATTAGACACTGGGTTCATTGAAGGACAAATTTTAATCCCTCAATTTATTTTGCAGGAATTACAGCAATTAGCCGATGGAAGCAACGATCAAAAACGAGTGCGAGGAAGACGAGGACTCGATATTCTCAATCGAATTCAGCAAACTTTTCCGGACCGCATCGTGATTCATCCGGCTGATTATGAGGAGATTGCCACCGTAGATGCCAAATTAGTTCATCTGGCTCAAGAAATCAATGGTACTCTCTTAACCAATGATTATAATCTCAGCAAAGTGGCCAATTTACAAAGAGTCCTCATTCTCAATGTCAATGATTTAGCCCAAGCGGTGCGTCCCATTTATCTCCCTGGAGATACACTCGACCTAAAAATCCTCAAACAGGGAAAAGAACCCTCTCAGGGTATTGGCTACCTAGAAGATGGAACAATGGTGGTAGTAGAAGAAGGACGAGACTATGTAGGGGGAGAAGTACGAGTGGTAGTGACTTCGGCGTTGCAAACCTCAGCCGGACGTATGATTTTTGCCAAACCTCAAACCTCTCTCATGGCATCATGA
- a CDS encoding MarR family winged helix-turn-helix transcriptional regulator, with protein sequence MNLKSNSEKCASDLMEVMPLVMNFIRTQMRSHSASLLTVPQFRVLAFLKRHPDCSLSAVAEHLGVSRPTASAMVERLVQQGFVNRSEHPQERRQVELKLTEAGYRYFEQIREKTRKEIADQLGNLSETQLSSLREGIALLYQVFNQWH encoded by the coding sequence ATGAATCTTAAATCAAACTCAGAAAAATGTGCATCTGACTTAATGGAAGTAATGCCTTTGGTGATGAATTTTATCCGAACCCAAATGCGTAGTCATAGTGCTTCGTTGTTGACTGTACCGCAATTTCGGGTGTTAGCGTTTCTCAAGCGTCATCCGGATTGTTCACTTTCTGCGGTCGCTGAACATTTGGGAGTGAGTCGTCCGACGGCCTCGGCCATGGTAGAAAGATTAGTACAGCAGGGTTTTGTCAATCGAAGTGAACATCCTCAAGAGCGTCGTCAGGTGGAGTTGAAGCTGACGGAGGCAGGTTATCGTTATTTTGAGCAAATTCGTGAAAAAACCCGTAAGGAAATAGCTGATCAGCTAGGCAATCTCTCAGAAACTCAATTGTCTAGTTTAAGAGAAGGTATCGCTTTACTGTATCAGGTGTTTAATCAGTGGCATTAG
- the priA gene encoding primosomal protein N' — MSNSSKTLVLAEPTSSYDSRGVRERLIEVLVDCPGVEGLFTYRVRSELSVQPGDVLSVPFGPQIIGAIAIRYISSPPADLDASKIREVEEVITSGFFPPYYWQLLNRVAQYYCTELITVIRMALPPGLLEKSQRRLRLNTEVLPEGAEAFCSRPAQEVLKLLKSQKDGDYSAQYLQRQVKGAYRAIRELIKRGWIESYLEAPKPIRAKLQKAATVVVQSFPPDLTKSQREALEILRHQGGEMWITDLKKHFKISLSILNSLEKKGCVVIEEREKLRFLQEPEMITDEAKPLTPAQADALQVISHLNGFAQVLLHGVTGSGKTEVYLQAIAPLLESGKSVLVLVPEIGLTPQLTDRFRARFGERVYVYHSGLSDGERYDTWRQMLMGTPQVLIGTRSAIFAPLSNLGLIVLDEEHDSSFKQVSPIPTYHARTVATWRAALENCPLILGSATPSLESWVNVEPEGTNQKRSGHTSYYLSLPERIQSRPLPPVEIVDMRQELQAGNRSIFSRSLQAALQNLLEQQQQGILFINRRGHSTFVSCRNCGYVMECPDCDVSLSYHYTHEGATELLRCHYCNHTQLHPRNCPECGSPYLKFFGSGTQKVTQELTQMFPDLRSLRFDSDTTSRKGAHRELISQFARGEADVLVGTQMLTKGLDLAGVTLVGVVAADGLLYHSDYRASERAFQTLTQVAGRAGRGDEPGRVIVQTYSPEHPVIGAVRHHDYDQFIRGELPQRESLNYPPYGRLILLRLSGIDGVEVQQTAEMLADVCRDRLGNECEILGPAPASIMRVAQRYRWHILLKFPGDVEDSLPDLTVLRALCPGSVSITIDVDPLSID, encoded by the coding sequence ATGTCTAATTCCTCTAAGACTCTTGTTTTAGCTGAACCCACATCTAGTTACGACTCCAGAGGAGTTCGGGAACGGTTGATAGAAGTTTTGGTCGATTGTCCTGGGGTTGAGGGGTTGTTCACCTATCGCGTCAGGAGTGAACTGTCGGTACAACCGGGAGATGTTTTAAGTGTGCCATTTGGCCCGCAGATCATCGGTGCAATTGCCATTCGTTATATTTCTTCTCCTCCAGCCGATTTAGACGCTAGTAAAATTCGAGAGGTAGAAGAAGTGATTACTTCTGGGTTTTTTCCTCCCTATTACTGGCAGTTGCTCAACCGGGTGGCTCAATATTACTGTACAGAACTGATTACGGTGATTCGCATGGCTTTGCCGCCAGGATTATTAGAAAAATCTCAGCGTCGTTTGCGTTTAAATACCGAGGTGTTACCAGAAGGAGCAGAGGCATTTTGTAGTAGGCCTGCCCAAGAGGTGCTTAAACTGCTAAAATCTCAGAAAGATGGAGACTATAGTGCCCAGTATCTTCAGCGACAGGTGAAAGGTGCTTATCGAGCGATTCGCGAGTTAATCAAACGGGGATGGATTGAAAGTTATCTCGAAGCTCCAAAACCGATACGGGCTAAATTGCAAAAAGCGGCTACTGTAGTAGTACAGTCATTTCCACCGGATTTAACGAAGTCACAACGAGAGGCCTTAGAAATTCTCCGCCATCAAGGGGGTGAAATGTGGATCACCGATTTAAAGAAGCATTTTAAGATCAGTCTTTCTATTTTAAATAGCTTAGAAAAAAAAGGCTGTGTGGTGATCGAAGAACGGGAAAAATTACGCTTTTTGCAAGAACCAGAAATGATCACAGATGAGGCGAAACCTTTAACCCCTGCACAAGCAGATGCTTTACAGGTGATTTCTCATTTAAACGGGTTTGCTCAAGTTTTGTTACATGGGGTAACGGGTTCAGGAAAGACAGAGGTTTATTTACAAGCCATTGCACCTTTATTAGAATCGGGAAAGTCGGTGTTAGTGCTGGTGCCAGAAATTGGCTTAACGCCTCAATTAACGGATCGTTTTCGCGCTCGTTTCGGGGAACGGGTGTATGTTTATCATAGTGGACTCTCGGACGGGGAACGTTATGACACTTGGCGGCAAATGCTGATGGGAACGCCTCAAGTCCTGATAGGAACTCGTTCGGCGATCTTTGCACCTTTGTCGAATTTAGGCTTAATTGTTCTCGATGAGGAACATGATTCGAGTTTTAAGCAAGTGTCTCCCATTCCTACTTATCATGCGCGTACTGTGGCCACTTGGCGAGCGGCTTTAGAAAATTGTCCGCTTATTCTGGGTTCTGCTACCCCGTCTTTGGAAAGTTGGGTTAATGTGGAACCAGAAGGCACTAATCAAAAACGCTCAGGACATACGAGTTATTATTTATCGTTACCCGAAAGAATTCAATCTCGTCCTTTACCGCCTGTGGAAATTGTAGATATGAGACAGGAGTTGCAGGCGGGAAACCGTTCGATTTTTAGTCGTTCTCTGCAAGCGGCACTCCAAAATCTGCTAGAACAGCAACAACAGGGTATCCTTTTTATCAACCGTCGAGGCCATAGCACGTTTGTCTCTTGTCGCAATTGTGGCTATGTGATGGAATGTCCTGATTGTGATGTGTCTTTATCCTATCATTACACCCATGAGGGAGCAACGGAACTGTTACGCTGTCATTATTGCAACCATACACAACTGCATCCCCGTAATTGTCCTGAATGTGGTTCTCCTTATTTAAAATTCTTCGGGAGTGGAACGCAAAAAGTCACTCAAGAGTTAACACAAATGTTTCCGGATTTGCGCTCTCTACGGTTTGATAGTGATACCACCAGTCGAAAAGGCGCTCACCGCGAATTAATCAGTCAGTTTGCTCGAGGGGAGGCGGATGTTTTGGTGGGAACTCAGATGTTAACCAAGGGGTTAGACCTTGCCGGAGTGACGCTGGTGGGGGTAGTAGCGGCTGATGGCTTATTGTATCATTCTGATTATCGGGCATCGGAGCGGGCTTTTCAAACCTTAACTCAAGTCGCAGGCCGGGCCGGTAGGGGAGATGAACCCGGTAGGGTCATTGTTCAAACTTATTCTCCTGAACATCCTGTTATTGGTGCAGTACGACACCATGATTATGATCAATTTATTCGAGGAGAGTTACCCCAACGCGAGAGTTTAAATTATCCTCCCTATGGTCGCTTGATTTTGTTGCGGCTTAGTGGGATAGATGGGGTAGAAGTACAGCAAACTGCTGAAATGTTAGCAGATGTTTGTCGTGATCGCTTAGGGAATGAGTGTGAAATTTTAGGACCTGCACCGGCAAGTATTATGAGGGTAGCACAGCGCTATCGCTGGCATATTTTATTAAAGTTTCCTGGGGATGTAGAGGATAGTTTGCCGGATTTAACCGTGTTACGCGCTTTATGTCCTGGGTCAGTCAGTATTACGATTGATGTTGATCCCTTGAGTATAGACTGA
- a CDS encoding efflux RND transporter periplasmic adaptor subunit: MLNLDGLKLIKFSLLLVALMGLSACNASDATSSRDGKGDKGNRVVSVVVSRAAQKTVPVQVRTTGTVKAYSTVSIKSQVEGRLTGVYFQEGQEVKKGKLLFTIDSRALEANLRQAQAMRAKDLAQIQQAKANVGKAIAQVNQAKANLAKAIAESKYANAQAQRYLSLEKEGAISREQAEQFQTNAISQQATVTAAQNAVADAIAAVAAAKADVTNAQAVVEADEAAIANAQIELSYTSIKSPIDGRTGNLQINQGNLVKANADDPIIVISQIRPIYVSFSLPQRLLPDLKKYSAENKLIVEAQPPKTPGRPVRGQLTFVDSGVNPQTGTIELKGTFPNQEGSLVPGQFVNVVLRLTQQPNMITVPSVAVQTGQKGQYVYVVTADQTAEVRPVVVGQTFNNQTVIQRGLQAGEQVVTDGQFNLVPHAKVNIKPGLSR; the protein is encoded by the coding sequence ATGCTCAATCTAGACGGTTTAAAATTAATAAAATTCTCATTATTGCTAGTAGCATTGATGGGGTTATCCGCTTGTAATGCCTCTGACGCGACATCAAGCCGAGATGGGAAAGGCGACAAGGGTAATCGAGTGGTGAGCGTCGTTGTCTCAAGAGCGGCTCAAAAAACGGTTCCTGTACAAGTACGCACCACAGGAACGGTCAAAGCTTATTCTACAGTTTCTATTAAGTCGCAAGTAGAAGGACGGTTAACGGGAGTTTATTTTCAAGAAGGACAAGAGGTCAAAAAGGGTAAACTATTATTTACCATTGATTCTCGTGCATTAGAAGCCAATTTGAGGCAGGCACAGGCAATGCGAGCCAAAGATTTAGCCCAAATACAACAGGCAAAAGCGAATGTCGGTAAAGCCATAGCCCAAGTGAATCAAGCAAAAGCCAATTTAGCTAAAGCAATAGCCGAGAGTAAATATGCAAATGCCCAGGCTCAACGTTACTTAAGCCTTGAAAAAGAAGGGGCCATCAGTCGAGAACAAGCAGAACAATTTCAAACCAACGCCATCTCTCAACAAGCCACAGTCACCGCCGCTCAAAATGCCGTAGCCGATGCGATCGCTGCCGTAGCCGCCGCTAAAGCCGATGTCACCAATGCACAAGCGGTAGTGGAAGCCGATGAAGCCGCTATCGCCAATGCTCAGATTGAACTTTCCTATACTTCCATAAAATCCCCCATAGATGGACGTACCGGCAACCTACAAATCAATCAAGGAAACCTCGTCAAAGCCAATGCTGATGATCCCATTATTGTGATTAGTCAAATCCGCCCGATTTACGTTTCCTTTTCCCTTCCTCAACGGCTTTTACCAGACCTAAAAAAATACAGTGCCGAAAATAAATTAATCGTGGAAGCGCAGCCGCCTAAAACGCCAGGTCGTCCAGTACGAGGTCAACTGACTTTTGTCGATAGCGGGGTTAATCCCCAGACAGGAACCATTGAACTCAAAGGAACCTTTCCCAATCAAGAGGGTAGCCTAGTTCCGGGTCAGTTTGTCAATGTGGTACTGAGACTAACCCAACAACCGAATATGATTACGGTTCCTTCTGTAGCGGTGCAGACGGGACAAAAGGGACAGTATGTCTATGTGGTCACAGCCGACCAAACCGCAGAAGTTCGTCCGGTCGTGGTGGGCCAAACTTTCAACAACCAGACAGTCATTCAACGGGGATTACAAGCCGGTGAGCAAGTGGTCACAGACGGACAGTTTAACTTAGTCCCCCATGCCAAAGTCAACATTAAACCTGGACTGAGCCGATGA